From the genome of Eucalyptus grandis isolate ANBG69807.140 chromosome 2, ASM1654582v1, whole genome shotgun sequence, one region includes:
- the LOC120290965 gene encoding protein WVD2-like 7, translating to MGETTAASNAALEASVSFGRFGGDSLSWERWSSFSPNKYMEEVEKCAAPGSVAMKRAYFEAHYKKIAAQKAELLDEEKKMMADSWPTGERNGDLNRDVDEATFEINTHEDQSHFGAIKQEMSLLAEANALYSEDPNEDDLITIECQSLLVVGVQVEPERNLEISDLGEPEGN from the coding sequence ATGGGAGAGACAACAGCTGCTTCAAATGCTGCTCTTGAAGCATCTGTTTCATTTGGTAGGTTTGGGGGTGATTCGCTCTCTTGGGAGAGATGGTCATCCTTTTCGCCTAATAAATATATGGAAGAAGTAGAGAAGTGTGCTGCGCCTGGATCAGTGGCCATGAAAAGGGCCTACTTTGAAGCGCATTACAAGAAGATCGCTGCTCAAAAGGCCGAGTTACTGGatgaggagaagaaaatgaTGGCTGATTCGTGGCCAACGGGTGAAAGAAATGGAGATCTGAATAGGGATGTCGATGAGGCCACGTTTGAGATCAATACGCACGAGGATCAAAGTCACTTCGGAGCAATTAAACAAGAGATGAGCTTGTTAGCTGAGGCAAATGCTTTGTACAGTGAAGACCCGAACGAGGATGACTTGATTACTATTGAATGTCAAAGCTTGTTGGTTGTGGGAGTGCAAGTAGAACCGGAGAGAAATCTCGAAATCAGCGACTTGGGTGAACCAGAGGGAAATTAA